The DNA segment AAACTATCGGCCACAAATTGTGCACTCACTAGTTTTTTTGGCGAATACACCGAGATAAGTACATCGGTATTGCCCACCAGTAGGTGTGTGGTGTCGGGGCGACAATACATCATCGGGCCATCAGCCAGATCCATGTAGTTCGCTACGTGGTAGGTGTCGGTGAGTTCGGTGCGGGTGACATCGTTAAGACCGGTAGCGCCGTAAAATCCGGGCGGGTGCGTAATGCTTACTTCGTAGCGCGAGCGCGTCAGGCCTTTGAAGTAGCCAAAGAAACCATGTGTGTTGATTACAAAATTTGTGTCGGCCTGAATGTTGGTGCCACCGGGTTCAAATACAAATGCCTTTTTCTGTGGCGTATCCCACGTGTCTTCTACATTGTAAGTGATTTTGTACAGCTTTTTCGCGTCGGTAATTGTCCACGAATTTTCGTTGCTGCGTTTCACCGGAAGTTTATTTTCCTGCGCATCATAAGCTTCAAAATCCCATACAAACCGCCCGAAATCATATACCGAGTATGTACCCGGCACCATTGCGGGCATCATGTAAACGGCTGTGTCGGATGCAATTTTGGGAGTAATCAGTTCAACCTTCAACTGATCGCGTTTTACATTACGCAAATCAACCGAAAACTGATAGCGGTCGGTTTGTATTTGTGCGGCTGCCTGAAGCACGAAGCAGAGCGAGAAAAATAATACAGCTTTTTTCATATATCGTGTATTGAGCGATCGGATTAATGCCAGCGGAAAAGTTTATCGGTTTTCCATTTGTAGCGCCACCAGAGAAATGCAATTACCACAGTCATTACAATCAGGTAACTGATGTTTTCTGCGGCCATATTCATTTCGCCCACACTGCGCCAGATAGTACTCGATTGGATGGCACTGTCTGACGAAGTAATTACCACTGCGCCAAACAGGTTGTTGATGAAGTGCATGCCCATTGCCAGTTCAAGCCCTTCATCGAGCACGGTAATTACACCAAACAAAATGGCAGGCAGCAAATATTGCGGCAGCACGGCAAGCCGCCCGTATTTAGCCGCTTCGGGATTAAACATGTGCATGCCGGCAAAAATGAGTGAGGTAATTATGATGCCCCACACCGGGCTTTTGGTGGCCTGAGCAAAACCCTGAAGCAAGTTTCCGCGCATGAAAAATTCTTCGAACCAGGTTTGAACCGGGAGCAGCAATATGGCTACCACAAAGGAAGGAATGAAGTCTTTTACACTGAATGAATAAACCACTTCATCGGGCTTGCTTGCCATATTCACCGCCAGCATTACAGCCATTAAACCACCCCAAAGCGTGAGACCGGTAATGAAGCGTTCGCGGCGGAATTTCGGGTGGCCTGTAACAATACTCAGAAATTTTTTACGCTGCACTTTGGTTACGCCCAGCCAAAGCCCGGCCATGGCCACCACAAAAATGAACAGTGTGAGCGCAAGCACTAACCACGGTGGCTGATGAATTATTTCCGGGTTGAGCAGCTTTGAATTGATGTCGGGATCGGTGAGGTTTACGTATTTGTTTTTTATTGCGATAACGGCAATAAACAAAAACGGGATTTGTCCAAGCAAATATCCGCCCATGGCCAATGCACCGGTGGCGAGGTAAAAGCCAAACTTATTTCGGCCCTGAAGGCCGGCCTGCATGAATTTGTTGTATAGCACGGGCGCGGGTTCGGGCGCAGGTGCCTGCGAAGGCCAGTAAGGTGTTGCCGGCCCGTTTGGGGGGATGTGGTTTTCGTGTTCCATAACTCAGTACTGCAATACTAACGCAAAAAACCGGGCTTATGACCCGGTTTTCATACGAATTAAGTTACTGGTTAGATGACCGGTAATCAGGCATTACCGGCGGCATCGTCGTGAATGGTCACTTTTTCAATGCTGTCGCCTTCGCGAATCGAGTCGAGAATTTCGAGGCCGCTGGTTACTTTGCCAAAGCAGGTGTGTTTGCGGTCGAGGTGAGCGGTTTGCTGGCGGCTGAGTACCACAAAAAATTGTGAGCCGCCTGTGTTGGGGCCACGGTGCGCCATAGAGAGCACGCCACGATCGTGGTACTGGTTGCCGCCGGTAAGTTCGCAGGGAATGGTCCAGCCGGGGCCGCCTGTGCCGGGCATGCCGGTTGCGCCTTCGCGGGTGTTGGGGCATCCGCCCTGAATTACAAAGCCCGGAATTACGCGGTGCCATTTCAGGCCGTCGTAAAAGCCGCTTTTTGCCAGTTTCACAAAGTTGGCCACGTGTCCCGGAGCATCCTGCTCGTAGAAAGACACGGTGAGCGTGCCTTTGTTGGTTACAATATCTGCTGTCATATGTATAGTATGCGTGTTCGTATCTGGCGCGAAGATCGGTATTTTTTGCGGAGTAAAAGCAGGCGGGTTTTGCCTGTAAACGGCGGGAAATCAGAAATGCCTGCCGGGCATGTTACCCGGGCCTGCGCATATTTAATTATCTCTGCTGCGTATTTCTGATTGCTCAACTAAAATACGCACGTGTACTGGTTTCATTTGCAATTACAGTGCAAAATTGCGCACCGCCTCATAAAATGCATCAGGCTGGTTGGCGTGTACCCAATGGCCGGCATCGGCTATTGTAATAAGTTGCGAATGAGTGAAAAGCTGCGGAAGCTGCGCCGCATCCTCGTCGGTGACGTAATTTGATTTTGCGCCGCGTATAAAAAGCGTTTCAATTTCGCACGGAGCCGGTGTTTCGGTGGGCTCGGCCACAATGTGCATGTTTTGACTGATAACCGGGAGGTTGAAACGCCAGTCGAGCTGTTTACCGCCGCCGGGTAAATCGCGCCAGTAAAGATTTTTGAGCAGGAATTGTATGGTGCCTTCGTCGTGCAGGTGTGTGCGCAACACGGCTTCTGCATCCTTTCGCGATTCGAGCGCGGGCAGATTCACATCGAGCAGCGCAGCTACCACATCCTGCTGCCCCACCGGATAACGGCGCGGCGCAATATCAGCCACAATGAGTTTTGAAATGGCCATCGGATAATCAAGAGCGAGGCGCATGGCCGTTTTTCCGCCCATCGAATGCCCGAGCAACACCACATCATGCAGGCGCTCAGTACCGAAAAACTCAACCACATCATCGGCCATAGCTGTGTAGCTCCATTCATCGCTGTGCGGCGACTGCCCGTGATTGCGAAGGTCAAGTGTGTAAACGGTAAACTCGTCGGCCCAGCGTTTGGCCAGCGCTGCCCAGTTGTCGGAAATACCAAACAGTCCGTGCAAAACTACTAATGGCCGCCCGCTGCCTTGTTTGCGGTAGAAAAGTTGCATAGCGGGTGTAAAGGTCGTAAAGAATTAACTTCTATGCACTACACCGCCACAACCGCCTTAATATGCGGATGCGGATCATAGCCCTCCAGCACAAAATCCTCAAACTTAAACCCAAAAATATCGTTCACCTCCGGATTGATTTTCATCACCGGCAGTTTGCGGCATTCGCGGCTGAGCTGGAGTTTGGCTTGCTCAATGTGATTGCTGTAGAGGTGTGCATCGCCGAGGGTATGTACAAACTCGCCGGGCCGGAGGTTGCATACCTGCGCCACCATCATGGTGAGCAGGGCGTAGGAGGCTATGTTAAACGGCACGCCGAGGAAAATATCGGCGCTGCGCTGATAGAGCTGGCAGCTGAGTTTGCCATCGGCCACATAGAACTGGAAAAAGGCGTGGCAGGGTGGCAGTTTCATGTGTTCAATTTCGCCTACATTCCACGCACTCACAATCAGGCGGCGCGAATCAGGGTTACGGCGGATCTGGTCAATCACCTGCGTAATCTGGTCGATATGGCGGCCATCAGCCGTGGGCCACGAGCGCCACTGTGAGCCGTAAACCGGACCGAGATTACCGTTTTCGTCGGCCCATTCGTCCCAAATGCTTACGCCGTTTTCCTTGAGGTAGGCAATATTGGTATCGCCGCGCAGGAACCAGAGCAGCTCGTGTATGATGGAGCGCAGGTGCAGCTTTTTGGTAGTGACCACCGGAAAACCGTCCTGCAGGTTAAAACGCATCTGGTAGCCAAACACGCTGATGGTGCCTGTGCCTGTGCGGTCGGTTTTCACAGCGCCGTGATCAAGCACGTGCTGCATAAGCTGGTGATACTGCTGCATAGCCGGGAAAATTGGTTGTACAAAGTTACGGCAGGGCAGGGAAGGGCAAAACCGGGTTTTTCAGATTTTATTAACGGGTGATTTTCACCCGGCCAATTCCGTTATTATTGTATTCATGCCAAACCGGTTTTTCCTGTTTCTTATCCTGTGGTTCACTGCCGGAAATGTGGTTGCTCAGCAGCCTTTTTTCGACTCCCTTGCGCTGGCAAAGCGCGGCATCAGGCAAATTGTGGTGCTTTCCGACTATAAAGATCCCGACAGTTCCTCGGTGCGGGTGTTTGATACCTTACAGGTGGCTCAGTTTGGCCGGATGCAGACGTATCCGCTGGCTCAGGTGGCGGTGGCTTTTACATCCGAAATGAAAGAACCCGGCAGCAACGTGCTTATTGAAACGCGCAACGCAAACACCGGAAAAACCGATTTTACCGAGGTTACACATTATCCCGCCCAGCAGCTCATTATTGCCATCGAACAAAAAAATCTGCCTACTGATTCGGCATGGAAATTATCCCGCAACTGCCCCCATCATCCTGCTGATTCCATTATTTACCGCTACGATAATCAACAACGGCTTACCGACAAAACGGTGTATCGTAAAAATAAACTCATTACCCGCGAAACATATACATACAGCCGAAGCGGATTGCCCGAAACCGCGGCCATATATGATCCGAAGTTTTTGCTTTCGCCCGAAGGAACCTGTGTGCGAAAGTATGTGTATCTGAAGTAACTGGAAAATCAGAACCAGCTATACGGATAAACAAATTACCGCATTGCCGGCCCCGGGGGGATAACCTCTTTTTCGAGCCATTCTCACCCCTTTATTTTATTACATTTGCCAGAGCCTGAAACCAAAGCAGGCAGCAACTCCTACATGGCATTCAAAGATTTATTCCGAAAAAAATCGGTTACTCAAATCCTGAAACAGGTTGAGCTTGAAGGAAGCGACGGCCACGGCGGCACACTTTCCAAGCATCTTGGCGTGCGCGATCTTACTGCGCTGGGCATTGCGGCCATTATTGGCGCCGGAATTTTTACCACCATCGGTAAAGCCAGTTTTGATGGCGGGCCGGGTGTAATTTTCCTGTTCCTCTTTACCGCCATTGCCTGCGGTTTTGCCGCGTTTGCCTACGCCGAATTTGCCTCCATGCTGCCGGTATCGGGCAGTGCATATACCTATTCCTACGTAGCCTTTGGTGAGTTATTTGCCTGGATTATCGGCTGGGCGTTGATTATGGAATATGCCATTGGCAATATAGCCGTGGCCATTGGCTGGTCGGGCTACTTTACCTCGCTGCTGGAAAGCGGAGGCATTCATTTACCCGCCTGGCTTACTACCGATGTATTTACCGCACACAAAGGCTTTAACGAAGCCATGGCTGCACTCTCGTCGGGCAGCATTGCCTCACCGGCCGCGCTCGAAGGCGGTTTGCGCGAGGCTTATCTCGCCTGGACTGAATGCCCGAAAATTTTTGGCCTGCACATTATTTTCGATGCGCCGGCGGTGCTTATTGTGGGGCTCATTACCTGGCTCGTGTACCGGGGTATTAAAGAATCGCGCAATGCCAGCAATGCGATGGTTATTATTAAGCTGGCCATTATTCTGCTGGTTATTGCAGTGGGCATATTTTATGTGGATACCGATAACTGGGATCCGTTTGCCCCCAACGGCATTACGGGCATTCTCAAGGGCGTATCGGCGGTGTTCTTTGCCTACATTGGTTTTGATGCCATTTCTACTACAGCCGAAGAATGCAAGGATCCGCAACGCGATTTGCCGCGTGGCATGATGTGGGCCATTGTAATCTGCACCGTGCTTTATGTGCTCATTGCGCTGGTGCTTACCGGCATGGTAAGTTTCGAAAAACTTAATGTGGACGATCCGCTGGCTTTTGTGTTTCAGGAACTTGACCTGAAATGGCTGTCAGGTATTATTGCCGTAAGCGCCATTGTGGCCATGGCCAGCGTGTTGCTGGTGTTTCAGCTAGGCCAGCCGCGCATCTGGATGAGCATGAGCCGCGATGGTTTGCTGCCCAAACGTTTTGCCAAACTGCACCCGCGTTTCAAAACACCGTCGTTTGCCACTATCGTAGCTGGCCTTATTGTAGGCGGCGGCGTGCTGTTTATGAACCTGAGCTTTGTAACCGACCTCACCAGCATTGGAACCCTGTTTGCATTTGTGCTGGTGTGTGCCGGTGTGCTGCGCCTTGAAACGCTGCCCGATGCACCTCGCGGAAAATTCCGCACACCTTACTTCAACTCGCAGTTTGTAGTGCCGGTGCTGGTGGTGCTTTCCATTGTGCTCACGTTCATGTTTGCCAAAGAAGGCACCATGGATTTTCTAAGCAGCCGCACGCTTAATACCGATACAGAAGCACTCACCAAGGCAATTGTGCAAAACGGCAAGGAGGCCGAAGTACGCAACTTCCTCGCATCAGAAATCAAACTCGCTCCCGAATCGTTTGATACTTCATCCACCGCAGGTTTACTCAACGGTCTTTCAGACAATACGCGCCATGATGTAATACGCCGCCTGCCGGTTGATTATTCCTTGAAATATCAAAGCGGGCTGGGTGTGTTTGCACACAACATACCCATGTGGATTTTTATCCTCATTACCTTCTTCATTTCCTACCGGTGTGTAATGAAAAAACTTTCACTCATTCCGGTGCTCGGCCTGCTCTCGTGTTTGTATATGATGGCACAGATTCCCATTCACCAGTGGCTTTGGTTTACGGTGTGGCTGGTAATTGGTCTGGTCATTTACTTCAACTACGGCCGCAAGCACAGTCGTTTGGCGCAGGCTAATAACGCGGCTTAATTGTATGGCAGCAACAAAAAAAACAATACTGATTACCGGCGCATCAGCCGGTTTTGGAAAAGCCACTGCCGAGTTGTTTGCGGCCAATGGCTGGAACATCATCATTACCGGCCGCCGCAAAGTACGTCTCGAACTGCTCGAAAGGCAGCTCCGCGAAAAGTTTGGAGTGAATGTACTTTCGCTGGCGTTTGACGTACGCAATGCGGCTGATGTGAAAACCGTGTTCGGCAATTTACCTGCGGAGTGGAACAGCATTGATGTGCTGGTAAATAATGCCGGACTTGCTGCCGGACTTGCGCCGGTGCAGGAGGGTAGTCTCGACGACTGGGAGCAGATGATTGATACCAATGTGAAAGGGTTGCTGTATGTAACCCGTGCAGTGGCACCACTTATGCAAAGCCGTAAGCAAGGGCACATTGTAAACATTGGTTCCATTGCAGGTAAGGAAGTGTATGCCAACGGCAATGTGTATTGTGCCACCAAACATGCGGTTGACGCGCTTACCAAAGCCATGCGTATTGATTTGCTTCCGCATCATATTAAGGTTACACAAATTGCGCCCGGCATGGCCGAAACCGAGTTTTCTCTGGTACGTTTCAAGGGCGATGAGCAGCGGGCAAAAACGGTGTATGCCGGATTGCAGCCGCTTACTGCCGAAGATATTGCCGAAACTATTTTCTGGGTCGTAAACCGCCCGGCGCATGTAAACATCAACGACATGGTGATTATGCCTGCTGCACAGGCCAATTCCACCACGGTAAACCGACATTCTCAGACATGATGCGTTTTGCTTTCGTACTCGCGGCAGCCTTGCTGTGGGCCGGTTGCGGCCGGTCGCTGAAAAAGGCTGATCTTATTGTATATAATGCTAAGGTATATACAATGGATGGCGGACTTGCCGTGCTCGAAAGTTTTGCCGTGAAAGACGGGCGCATTACTGCGGTGGGCACAAACGAAAGTATTGCGGCGGTGTTTGAATCTGACTCGATGCTTGACGCACAGGGGAAAGTAATTTTACCCGGACTCATTGATGCACATGCGCATTTTACCGGCTATGGGTTGGGTTTGCAGGAATGTGATCTGGTGGGAACCACCTCATTTGCGGATGTGCTGCAGCGCGTAAAAACTTATTCAGCCACCAGTCGCCGCGAGTGGATAATCGGGCGCGGCTGGGATCAGAACGACTGGCCATCGAAAACCTATCCTGACCGTGCGCAGCTTGATTCGCTTTTTCCGCGTACACCCGTATTGCTGCAACGTATAGACGGGCATGCGGCGCTTGCTAATGGTGAAGCGTTGCGCCGCGCAGGCATACGCGATACACTCACCATGAACGGTGGCGAACTGTTGCGTCGTGAAGATGGTTCGCTTACCGGTGTGCTCATTGATAATGCCGTGGAGCTTGTGCAGCGTGTGGTACCTGCGCCAAATGATGAAGTTACGCGTAAGGCCCTGCTTACTGCACAGGCCAACTGTGTAGAGGCCGGACTGACTTCGGTAACTGATGCCGGGTTGCTCAAAAAAGACATTGATGCAATCGACAAACTGCACAAGAGCGGCGAACTGAAACTACGTGTGTATGCCATGCTCAGCGACAGTGCGCCAAACTACACGCACTATCTTGCTTCGGGACCGTATATTACCGACCGGCTCATTGTGCGTTCGTTTAAATTTTACGGCGATGGTGCGCTGGGTTCGCGCGGGGCGTGCTTGCTGAATGATTACAGCGATTTGCCCGGCCACCGTGGCTTTTTACTGCGGACGCGAAAACATTACGAAGAAAAATTCCGCAAGGTGGCTGCCAAAGGTTTTCAGGTAAACACACATTGCATCGGCGATTCGGCTGCGCGTATGACGTTGCGGCTTTATGCCTCATTGCTGGAAGATACACTGCTCGTAAAAGACAAAGCCGCACAACGCTGGCGTATTGAACACGCGCAGGTTGTACAGCCGGCTGATCTGCACTGGTTCAAAGACTACGGCATTATTCCCTCCATGCAGCCCACACACGCCACCAGCGATATGTACTGGGCGGCCGACAGGCTGGGTGATGTGCGCGTGCGCTGGGCGTATGCGCTTAATGCATTGCGCAAAAGCGCAGGAACGGTTGCGCTCGGCACCGATTTCCCGGTAGAGCAAATCAGCCCCTGGCTTACCCTCCACGCCGCCGTGGTGCGCACCGATGCAAAAGGCTTTCCCGCCGGCGGCTACCAGAAAGAAAACGCACTCAGCCGCACCGATGCATTGCTTGGCATGACCCGCTGGGCTGCATACGCCGAGTTTGCAGAAAATGAAAAAGGAAGCATTGCCGCTGGCCGCTTTGCCGACTTTATCATTATCGACACCGACCCTATGACCTGTCCCGAATCAAAACTGGCTGGCATTCAGGTGCTGGCTACCTACATTCAGGGACAAAAAGTTTATCAGCGCAAATGACCCGTTGCCTCTCCCTATTGTTCGCACTCATCCCCCTGCTTGTGCAAGCCCGTTCGGGCAGTTTGTTCACCCGCACCGCACCGCCTGATTTTGCGCGGCGAACCTATGCATTCAGCTATGCAGGCGGACCAGTAGTTTCATTCTTTCGCACGGATACACGAGAGAGTAAGCAAGCCAAACCGTTGCCCGGCTTTACCGGCATGTTTCGTATGCACTTTTTCCCCTCATCATCATTTCATATACAAATCGGCATGGAGCTCATGTCGCAGGCATGCAGTTTTGATACGTATTATTTCGCGCCCGGCCATTCGGTGTTTTACGACAGCAGCTACAACTATAATCACCGCCTGCGCACACTTGAGTTGTATGTGCCCATTATGTTCCGCGCCGGCCTTACCAGCAACGAGGCCAATGCCACGTCTATTTTATATCTGCTTGGTGGCTATGCCCCTAAAGTATTCCTCGGCAGCACAACCGATGTATCAAAAGTAAATGGAGGCGGCGTGTGGGGTGGTTCCACACAGCTTACGTTTGAAAACTGGTTTATCGGAAACCAAACCGGTAACGTAATCATGGCCGGACTCGGACTTGATAAGCGTATCAAAACATCGGAGAAATTTATTTCGTTTGAGCTGTTATTCCGCTACAACCTTTCGCGCTTTATTTACACCGGCCGAATTGATACCAATGAGTTGCTGATAAAGAATTCGTGCCTTTCGCTGCAGATCGGTTATCGTTTTGAAGGTGCGAAAGCCAAGCGTGGGTATTAAAATAAGCAATAACTTACTCACACCTCCTGCCCGAATGTAAGCAGGTTGTGATCAGGATCGAGTACCGAAAATTCCTTTTGCCCCCAGGGCTGTATTTTTAATTGTCCGCCGGGATGTATGGCAACATTGCGGCTTTTCAGCGTTTCGTACAAACTCACCACATCATCGGTGCGGATATAAATCTGACCATAATTTTCGGTTGGGTTGAGTGTGGGGTGAGAAAAGAAATGAAGCTGAACCTTGTCTTTCTCCACTATCAGATAATTTTCGTAATCAGCCGCACTACTATCTGTAAAGCCAAGCTGCTGCGTATAGAATTCTTTTGTAACTGATTTACTGCGCATGGGCAGTTTAGGATTTACCTGTGTGAGCATACGTAACTGTTTTTGCAAAGGTTGTTTTTTTTGTGGAAAGCGTAGCTTGACCAGAATCAAGAAATGCATCAGACACTGTTTTGTGTGATTTTTTTAGTGATTTCTTAACCCGGATCAATGACCGGCCCTGCTGGCAGAAATACTTTTGACGCCGGAATTCTAAAACAAAACAGTATGAAAATTATTCTTAATCTAATTCCTTCCCTAATTGTGAGTGTTATGGGAATTACTCTCAATGCGCAACAACATGAGC comes from the Bacteroidota bacterium genome and includes:
- a CDS encoding CPBP family intramembrane metalloprotease yields the protein MEHENHIPPNGPATPYWPSQAPAPEPAPVLYNKFMQAGLQGRNKFGFYLATGALAMGGYLLGQIPFLFIAVIAIKNKYVNLTDPDINSKLLNPEIIHQPPWLVLALTLFIFVVAMAGLWLGVTKVQRKKFLSIVTGHPKFRRERFITGLTLWGGLMAVMLAVNMASKPDEVVYSFSVKDFIPSFVVAILLLPVQTWFEEFFMRGNLLQGFAQATKSPVWGIIITSLIFAGMHMFNPEAAKYGRLAVLPQYLLPAILFGVITVLDEGLELAMGMHFINNLFGAVVITSSDSAIQSSTIWRSVGEMNMAAENISYLIVMTVVIAFLWWRYKWKTDKLFRWH
- a CDS encoding peptidylprolyl isomerase, yielding MTADIVTNKGTLTVSFYEQDAPGHVANFVKLAKSGFYDGLKWHRVIPGFVIQGGCPNTREGATGMPGTGGPGWTIPCELTGGNQYHDRGVLSMAHRGPNTGGSQFFVVLSRQQTAHLDRKHTCFGKVTSGLEILDSIREGDSIEKVTIHDDAAGNA
- a CDS encoding alpha/beta fold hydrolase, with amino-acid sequence MQLFYRKQGSGRPLVVLHGLFGISDNWAALAKRWADEFTVYTLDLRNHGQSPHSDEWSYTAMADDVVEFFGTERLHDVVLLGHSMGGKTAMRLALDYPMAISKLIVADIAPRRYPVGQQDVVAALLDVNLPALESRKDAEAVLRTHLHDEGTIQFLLKNLYWRDLPGGGKQLDWRFNLPVISQNMHIVAEPTETPAPCEIETLFIRGAKSNYVTDEDAAQLPQLFTHSQLITIADAGHWVHANQPDAFYEAVRNFAL
- a CDS encoding thymidylate synthase, producing the protein MQQYHQLMQHVLDHGAVKTDRTGTGTISVFGYQMRFNLQDGFPVVTTKKLHLRSIIHELLWFLRGDTNIAYLKENGVSIWDEWADENGNLGPVYGSQWRSWPTADGRHIDQITQVIDQIRRNPDSRRLIVSAWNVGEIEHMKLPPCHAFFQFYVADGKLSCQLYQRSADIFLGVPFNIASYALLTMMVAQVCNLRPGEFVHTLGDAHLYSNHIEQAKLQLSRECRKLPVMKINPEVNDIFGFKFEDFVLEGYDPHPHIKAVVAV
- a CDS encoding amino acid permease, translated to MAFKDLFRKKSVTQILKQVELEGSDGHGGTLSKHLGVRDLTALGIAAIIGAGIFTTIGKASFDGGPGVIFLFLFTAIACGFAAFAYAEFASMLPVSGSAYTYSYVAFGELFAWIIGWALIMEYAIGNIAVAIGWSGYFTSLLESGGIHLPAWLTTDVFTAHKGFNEAMAALSSGSIASPAALEGGLREAYLAWTECPKIFGLHIIFDAPAVLIVGLITWLVYRGIKESRNASNAMVIIKLAIILLVIAVGIFYVDTDNWDPFAPNGITGILKGVSAVFFAYIGFDAISTTAEECKDPQRDLPRGMMWAIVICTVLYVLIALVLTGMVSFEKLNVDDPLAFVFQELDLKWLSGIIAVSAIVAMASVLLVFQLGQPRIWMSMSRDGLLPKRFAKLHPRFKTPSFATIVAGLIVGGGVLFMNLSFVTDLTSIGTLFAFVLVCAGVLRLETLPDAPRGKFRTPYFNSQFVVPVLVVLSIVLTFMFAKEGTMDFLSSRTLNTDTEALTKAIVQNGKEAEVRNFLASEIKLAPESFDTSSTAGLLNGLSDNTRHDVIRRLPVDYSLKYQSGLGVFAHNIPMWIFILITFFISYRCVMKKLSLIPVLGLLSCLYMMAQIPIHQWLWFTVWLVIGLVIYFNYGRKHSRLAQANNAA
- a CDS encoding SDR family oxidoreductase; this translates as MAATKKTILITGASAGFGKATAELFAANGWNIIITGRRKVRLELLERQLREKFGVNVLSLAFDVRNAADVKTVFGNLPAEWNSIDVLVNNAGLAAGLAPVQEGSLDDWEQMIDTNVKGLLYVTRAVAPLMQSRKQGHIVNIGSIAGKEVYANGNVYCATKHAVDALTKAMRIDLLPHHIKVTQIAPGMAETEFSLVRFKGDEQRAKTVYAGLQPLTAEDIAETIFWVVNRPAHVNINDMVIMPAAQANSTTVNRHSQT
- a CDS encoding amidohydrolase; the protein is MMRFAFVLAAALLWAGCGRSLKKADLIVYNAKVYTMDGGLAVLESFAVKDGRITAVGTNESIAAVFESDSMLDAQGKVILPGLIDAHAHFTGYGLGLQECDLVGTTSFADVLQRVKTYSATSRREWIIGRGWDQNDWPSKTYPDRAQLDSLFPRTPVLLQRIDGHAALANGEALRRAGIRDTLTMNGGELLRREDGSLTGVLIDNAVELVQRVVPAPNDEVTRKALLTAQANCVEAGLTSVTDAGLLKKDIDAIDKLHKSGELKLRVYAMLSDSAPNYTHYLASGPYITDRLIVRSFKFYGDGALGSRGACLLNDYSDLPGHRGFLLRTRKHYEEKFRKVAAKGFQVNTHCIGDSAARMTLRLYASLLEDTLLVKDKAAQRWRIEHAQVVQPADLHWFKDYGIIPSMQPTHATSDMYWAADRLGDVRVRWAYALNALRKSAGTVALGTDFPVEQISPWLTLHAAVVRTDAKGFPAGGYQKENALSRTDALLGMTRWAAYAEFAENEKGSIAAGRFADFIIIDTDPMTCPESKLAGIQVLATYIQGQKVYQRK
- a CDS encoding VOC family protein — protein: MLTQVNPKLPMRSKSVTKEFYTQQLGFTDSSAADYENYLIVEKDKVQLHFFSHPTLNPTENYGQIYIRTDDVVSLYETLKSRNVAIHPGGQLKIQPWGQKEFSVLDPDHNLLTFGQEV